One segment of Streptomyces sp. NA02950 DNA contains the following:
- the sdhC gene encoding succinate dehydrogenase, cytochrome b556 subunit: MPAGTLYRGREGMWSWVAHRVTGVLIFFFLFVHVLDTSLVRVSPEAYDDVVATYKNPIVNLMEYGLVAAILFHALNGLRVIAVDFWSKGPKYQRQMLWSVVGIWVVLMAGAFYPILQHTLRELFGS; the protein is encoded by the coding sequence GTGCCGGCTGGAACGCTGTATCGCGGCCGGGAAGGTATGTGGTCCTGGGTGGCTCATCGAGTCACCGGCGTCCTCATCTTCTTCTTCCTGTTCGTACACGTCCTGGACACCTCGCTCGTCCGTGTCTCCCCCGAGGCGTACGACGACGTCGTCGCGACGTACAAGAATCCCATCGTGAACCTGATGGAGTACGGCCTCGTCGCCGCCATCCTGTTCCACGCCCTCAACGGTCTGCGCGTCATCGCCGTGGACTTCTGGTCGAAGGGCCCGAAGTACCAGCGTCAGATGCTGTGGTCCGTTGTCGGTATCTGGGTCGTGCTGATGGCCGGGGCCTTCTACCCGATCCTCCAGCACACGCTGCGCGAACTGTTCGGGAGCTGA
- a CDS encoding 2-oxo-4-hydroxy-4-carboxy-5-ureidoimidazoline decarboxylase: protein MLLACCGSRRWARLIASHRPYPDVEALLAAGDEASYDLTAADLDEALADEKMVGHPLPAADSLGTLAAHTALRAAHSEYERQFGHSFVICLDGLGPDEMLDRLLTGIRTRLGNEREEERTNTAEELRRIARGRLARLTREHPVCRSS from the coding sequence GTGCTGCTCGCCTGCTGCGGCAGCCGCCGCTGGGCACGGCTGATCGCGTCCCACCGCCCGTACCCCGATGTGGAGGCGCTGCTCGCCGCCGGGGACGAGGCCAGCTACGACCTCACCGCCGCTGATCTGGACGAGGCGCTGGCCGACGAGAAGATGGTCGGCCACCCCCTCCCGGCCGCGGACAGCCTGGGCACCCTCGCCGCTCACACAGCATTACGCGCTGCTCACTCCGAGTACGAGCGGCAGTTCGGCCACTCCTTTGTGATCTGCCTGGACGGCCTCGGCCCCGACGAGATGCTGGACCGGCTGCTCACCGGAATCCGCACCCGGCTCGGCAACGAGCGCGAGGAGGAGCGGACGAACACCGCGGAGGAGCTGCGGCGGATCGCCCGCGGGCGCCTCGCCCGGCTGACCCGGGAACACCCTGTTTGCCGTTCATCATGA